A genomic segment from Lignipirellula cremea encodes:
- a CDS encoding helix-turn-helix transcriptional regulator, protein MTANLQKRLARILQLITLLEGGACATTRQLGERLAVTRRTVFRDLAMLREAGFPVSLNPDHGGYQLVRGSRLLDPRSVSVEDLALMVAAAKLSFLNGSPEIRAELENACARLLRATPEAAHQELSGLSRACGIRGVESPGSWFTLRTLLLAIRQKRQVRIRYDQRGASRLVETKVAPYFLIAASGGWKLVGRSSLDRSEREFSLKAIQEIELTEDAFQVPRGKRDDDGDHQAAPPVGL, encoded by the coding sequence ATGACAGCAAATCTGCAAAAACGACTGGCCCGCATTCTGCAGTTGATCACGTTGCTGGAAGGCGGCGCCTGCGCCACCACCCGGCAACTGGGCGAGCGTCTGGCTGTTACGCGGCGGACGGTGTTTCGTGATCTGGCCATGCTACGGGAGGCCGGCTTTCCCGTTTCCCTCAACCCGGATCATGGCGGCTACCAGTTGGTTCGCGGCTCTCGTCTGCTGGATCCGCGATCGGTGTCGGTCGAGGACCTGGCGCTGATGGTGGCCGCCGCCAAGCTGTCGTTTTTGAATGGATCGCCTGAAATCCGTGCGGAACTGGAAAACGCCTGCGCTCGCCTGTTACGCGCCACGCCGGAAGCGGCCCACCAGGAACTGTCCGGCCTTTCCCGGGCCTGCGGCATCCGCGGCGTGGAGTCGCCCGGCTCCTGGTTCACGCTGCGGACGCTGCTTCTAGCCATTCGCCAGAAACGGCAGGTGCGGATTCGCTACGACCAGCGCGGGGCCTCGCGTCTGGTCGAGACCAAGGTCGCTCCGTACTTTCTAATCGCCGCTTCCGGCGGCTGGAAGCTGGTGGGGCGATCGTCGCTGGATCGTTCCGAGCGAGAATTCTCCCTGAAGGCCATTCAGGAGATTGAGCTCACCGAGGACGCCTTCCAGGTCCCCCGCGGCAAGCGCGACGACGATGGGGATCACCAGGCCGCCCCACCCGTCGGCCTATGA
- a CDS encoding Hpt domain-containing protein has product MNDLDSCEPLYSLIGENPDFSDLVDLYVERMPLRIADIERAVSDENRSALETFVHQLKGSAGGYGFPRISELAAIVEDQLRSDEDIQQILAVLNDVICLCRRVRAGGPSQNAL; this is encoded by the coding sequence ATGAATGATCTGGATAGCTGCGAGCCTTTGTATTCGTTAATTGGCGAGAATCCCGACTTCTCGGATCTGGTCGATCTGTATGTGGAGCGCATGCCGCTCCGCATTGCCGATATCGAGAGGGCCGTGTCGGACGAGAATCGCTCCGCGCTGGAAACGTTCGTGCATCAGCTGAAAGGCTCGGCCGGCGGCTACGGTTTTCCCCGAATCTCCGAGTTGGCAGCGATCGTGGAAGATCAACTCCGTAGCGACGAAGACATCCAGCAGATCCTGGCCGTGTTGAACGACGTCATTTGTCTCTGCCGCCGTGTCCGCGCCGGCGGGCCGTCCCAGAACGCCCTCTAA
- the ilvN gene encoding acetolactate synthase small subunit — MRHVLSAVVQNVPGVLAHISGMLASRGYNIDSLAVGETEDPNLSRMTFVVVGDDRVLEQVRKQLEKIVTVVKVVDVSSQDYVERDLMLVKVQAASGEARSEIRELVDIFRGRIVDVGADEVMIEISGRESKIEAFIERMRPFGITELVRTGRIAMVRSDNGTTAAGGGPRLHDSSIRKYVN; from the coding sequence ATGCGTCACGTGCTCTCTGCGGTCGTGCAGAATGTGCCGGGCGTGCTGGCCCACATCTCCGGCATGCTCGCATCTCGCGGCTACAACATTGACTCGCTAGCCGTTGGCGAGACAGAAGACCCGAACCTGTCGCGGATGACCTTTGTGGTAGTCGGCGACGACCGTGTCCTGGAGCAGGTACGCAAGCAGCTGGAAAAAATCGTAACCGTCGTCAAAGTGGTCGACGTCAGCTCGCAAGATTATGTCGAACGCGACCTGATGCTGGTGAAAGTCCAGGCCGCCAGCGGCGAAGCCCGCAGCGAAATTCGTGAACTGGTCGATATTTTCCGCGGTCGCATTGTCGACGTGGGCGCCGACGAGGTCATGATCGAAATCTCGGGCCGCGAATCGAAGATTGAGGCCTTTATCGAACGGATGCGTCCCTTTGGCATTACCGAACTCGTCCGCACCGGCCGCATCGCCATGGTGCGCAGCGATAACGGGACCACCGCCGCCGGCGGCGGACCCCGTTTGCACGACAGTTCCATTCGTAAATACGTCAACTAG
- the panC gene encoding pantoate--beta-alanine ligase, with protein sequence MDESSPAPRKPLLLHRCEQIQLHSHRARLAGKTVGLVATMGALHEGHLSLVEASQHECEVTIVSIFVNPTQFAAHEDLNKYPRTLDSDLEKLSPYQVDAVFAPSAEEMYPPGFSTYIQPPACANRWEGEFRPDHFRGVCTVVLKLFNVTQADVAYFGQKDYQQALVLRRMTEDLNVPVRIQVCPIIRDADGLALSSRNAFLSPEERTQALALSRSLEQAELRVSQGEQDPAVILQLMQTTLQTAGIDQIDYLTLANPETLEPATDLHQPVVAAIACRIGNTRLIDNRLLGQPAAEPPASE encoded by the coding sequence ATGGACGAATCCTCCCCGGCTCCCAGAAAACCGCTGCTGCTGCACCGGTGCGAGCAGATCCAGCTGCACTCCCATCGGGCCCGCCTGGCCGGCAAAACGGTCGGTCTGGTCGCCACCATGGGCGCGCTTCACGAAGGGCACCTCAGCCTGGTCGAAGCCTCGCAACACGAGTGCGAAGTCACGATCGTTTCCATCTTTGTGAACCCGACGCAGTTCGCCGCCCACGAAGATCTCAACAAGTACCCGCGCACGCTCGATAGCGACCTGGAAAAGCTCAGCCCTTACCAGGTCGACGCGGTCTTTGCGCCGTCGGCGGAAGAAATGTATCCGCCTGGCTTCTCCACGTATATCCAGCCGCCCGCCTGTGCGAATCGCTGGGAAGGGGAGTTTCGCCCTGACCATTTCCGCGGCGTCTGCACGGTGGTGCTCAAGCTGTTCAATGTGACCCAGGCCGACGTGGCCTACTTCGGCCAGAAAGACTACCAGCAAGCCCTGGTGCTGCGGCGGATGACCGAGGACCTGAACGTGCCGGTGCGGATCCAGGTGTGCCCCATCATCCGCGACGCCGACGGCCTGGCGCTCAGCTCCCGTAATGCTTTTCTTAGCCCCGAAGAACGCACCCAGGCGCTGGCCCTGTCCCGCAGCCTGGAACAGGCCGAATTGCGTGTGTCGCAGGGAGAGCAGGATCCGGCCGTCATCCTGCAGTTAATGCAAACGACGCTGCAAACCGCCGGCATCGACCAGATCGACTACTTGACGCTCGCCAATCCAGAAACGCTGGAACCAGCGACCGATCTCCACCAGCCTGTCGTCGCCGCCATCGCCTGCCGCATCGGCAACACCCGGCTGATCGACAATCGTCTGCTAGGACAGCCGGCCGCTGAACCACCGGCCAGCGAGTAG
- the ilvC gene encoding ketol-acid reductoisomerase — MTATIFYDNDADLSLLKDKTIAILGYGSQGHAQAQNLRDSGCNVIIGQRPGSKNYDLAVSHGFKPVSLAEATTKADLINILLPDEVQGDLYKSEIRPNLKPGNILMCSHGFNVHFDQIAPPEGVDTLLVAPKGPGHLVRSEFEKGGGVPCLIAVGEGASDDTLKLGLAYAKGIGGTRGGVIQTTFAEETETDLFGEQVVLCGGVSELVKAAFETLVEAGYQPEMAYFECLHELKLIVDLFYQGGLRYMRYSVSNTAEYGDYTRGPRIVTDETRAEMRKILKEIQTGQFARDWILENRGGAASFKAMRRRDQNLQIEQVGERLRDLMSWIDAKKV, encoded by the coding sequence ATGACGGCCACGATTTTTTACGACAATGACGCGGATCTTTCCCTGCTGAAAGACAAAACCATCGCCATTCTGGGATATGGCTCCCAGGGGCACGCCCAGGCGCAAAACCTGCGCGACAGCGGTTGCAACGTCATCATTGGGCAACGACCCGGCAGCAAAAACTACGACCTGGCAGTCAGCCACGGCTTCAAGCCGGTGTCGCTTGCCGAAGCGACCACCAAGGCTGACCTGATCAACATTTTGCTCCCCGACGAAGTCCAGGGCGACCTGTACAAAAGCGAGATCCGCCCCAACCTGAAGCCGGGCAACATTCTCATGTGCTCGCACGGCTTCAACGTGCACTTCGACCAGATCGCCCCGCCCGAGGGCGTCGATACCTTGCTGGTCGCCCCCAAGGGCCCTGGCCATCTGGTCCGTAGCGAATTTGAAAAAGGCGGCGGCGTGCCCTGCCTGATCGCCGTGGGCGAAGGCGCCTCCGATGACACCCTGAAGCTCGGCCTGGCCTATGCCAAAGGGATCGGCGGCACCCGCGGCGGCGTGATCCAGACGACCTTCGCCGAAGAGACCGAAACCGACCTGTTCGGCGAACAGGTCGTCCTCTGCGGCGGCGTCAGCGAACTGGTCAAAGCGGCCTTCGAAACCCTGGTCGAAGCCGGCTATCAGCCGGAAATGGCCTACTTCGAATGCCTGCACGAACTGAAACTGATCGTCGACCTGTTCTACCAGGGCGGGCTGCGATATATGCGTTATAGCGTGTCCAACACGGCCGAATACGGCGACTACACCCGTGGCCCGCGTATCGTGACCGACGAAACCCGCGCCGAAATGCGGAAGATTCTCAAAGAGATCCAGACGGGCCAGTTCGCCCGCGACTGGATTCTGGAGAACCGCGGCGGAGCGGCTTCGTTCAAAGCGATGCGGCGTCGCGACCAGAACCTGCAGATCGAGCAAGTCGGCGAGCGTTTACGCGACCTGATGAGCTGGATCGACGCGAAAAAAGTGTAA
- a CDS encoding phosphatidate cytidylyltransferase, translating into MLRWRLLSAISILAVLFTLLWLDYAWNFGWPSLWLLPVLILLAVGGAWETLDLLAAGGLRPARIPTCIGTLLTATAGMVPLCMEMCWKPYPPDCPVGRLGWPVLALAFGAALALASEMRRYQEPTGRAVTNAAASIFVMTYIGLLLGFLAPLRLLHSNGVGMAAVLSMAVVVKFSDVGAYTFGRLLGRTKLSPRLSPGKTVEGAIGGALTACLVSWVFFTYAMPQLTGRPAPAWWASIVFGLVMTASGIFGDLAESMLKRDMQRKDSSNWLPGLGGVLDVIDSILFSAPAAYLCWVAGIFGPV; encoded by the coding sequence TTGCTGCGTTGGCGACTGCTCTCGGCGATCTCGATCCTCGCCGTCTTGTTCACGCTTCTTTGGCTCGACTACGCTTGGAATTTCGGCTGGCCCAGCCTGTGGCTGCTGCCAGTGCTGATTCTGTTGGCGGTGGGGGGAGCCTGGGAAACGCTCGATCTGCTTGCCGCCGGCGGCCTGCGGCCCGCCCGCATTCCAACCTGCATCGGCACGCTGCTGACCGCCACGGCCGGCATGGTTCCGCTGTGTATGGAAATGTGCTGGAAGCCGTACCCGCCCGACTGCCCTGTCGGTCGACTGGGCTGGCCCGTCCTTGCGCTCGCTTTTGGCGCGGCTCTTGCGCTGGCGTCCGAGATGCGGCGGTACCAGGAACCGACCGGCCGCGCCGTGACCAACGCGGCCGCTTCGATTTTTGTGATGACCTACATTGGTCTGCTGCTGGGATTTCTGGCGCCTTTGCGACTGCTGCATTCCAATGGCGTGGGGATGGCGGCCGTCCTTTCGATGGCGGTCGTGGTGAAATTTTCCGACGTGGGCGCCTACACCTTCGGCCGGCTGCTGGGCCGCACGAAATTGTCGCCCCGCCTGAGCCCTGGCAAAACAGTGGAAGGGGCGATCGGCGGCGCATTGACCGCCTGCCTGGTCTCCTGGGTGTTCTTCACGTACGCCATGCCACAGCTGACCGGTCGTCCCGCACCGGCCTGGTGGGCGTCGATCGTGTTCGGTCTGGTCATGACGGCGTCGGGCATTTTCGGCGACCTGGCCGAATCGATGCTGAAACGCGACATGCAGCGCAAAGACTCCAGCAACTGGCTCCCCGGCCTGGGCGGCGTACTCGACGTGATCGACTCCATTCTCTTCTCGGCCCCGGCCGCCTATCTCTGCTGGGTCGCCGGCATCTTCGGCCCCGTGTAA
- a CDS encoding SDR family oxidoreductase produces the protein MLRPAPSLPVTAPLPLLITGVAGVAGYNAFHYFQSRHPGEVFGNRQVNNWPLRGEGILACDIEDREGLARLFAEHRFAAVLNCGGSCRLKSCEMDPTMAWRVNVSGVENLLDHCPADTRLVHLSVDLVYSGEGPGGYREEDPTDPVTVYGATMVAAEERILAARPDACILRISLPMGVSFNGHAGAIDWIQSRFKQSKPATLYYDELRTPTYTDCMNRLFETVLANDLAGLYHAGGSRRMSLFEIAQVINRVGGYDPSHLMGCPRLDAGPMPPRAGNVTLDSSKLTDALGYDPFDPWPYYDRHLPTGPQWHYERDPGEPGSPELIQQTLYQNPRVSEG, from the coding sequence ATGCTGCGTCCTGCCCCCTCGCTCCCTGTCACTGCGCCGTTGCCGCTGCTCATTACGGGCGTCGCGGGTGTGGCTGGCTATAACGCCTTCCATTATTTCCAGTCCCGACACCCGGGCGAGGTTTTTGGAAACCGGCAGGTCAACAACTGGCCGCTGCGAGGGGAAGGAATTCTGGCCTGCGATATTGAAGACCGCGAAGGCCTGGCCCGGCTGTTCGCGGAGCATCGCTTTGCCGCCGTGCTGAACTGCGGCGGCAGCTGCCGACTGAAATCGTGCGAGATGGACCCCACCATGGCCTGGCGCGTGAATGTGTCCGGCGTGGAGAATCTGCTGGATCATTGCCCGGCCGACACCCGGCTCGTCCACTTGTCGGTCGATCTGGTCTACTCGGGCGAAGGCCCCGGCGGCTATCGCGAAGAGGATCCGACCGACCCGGTCACCGTATACGGCGCCACGATGGTCGCCGCCGAAGAACGGATCCTGGCCGCCCGGCCCGATGCGTGCATCTTGCGGATCTCGTTGCCGATGGGCGTCAGTTTCAATGGTCACGCCGGCGCGATCGACTGGATCCAGTCCCGCTTCAAGCAGTCCAAGCCGGCCACGCTGTACTACGACGAGCTGCGCACGCCGACCTATACCGACTGCATGAATCGCCTGTTTGAAACCGTACTGGCGAACGACCTGGCCGGCCTGTATCACGCCGGCGGCTCCCGCCGGATGTCCCTGTTTGAAATCGCCCAGGTGATCAACCGTGTCGGCGGCTACGACCCTTCCCACTTGATGGGCTGTCCCCGCCTGGACGCCGGACCGATGCCGCCCCGTGCCGGGAACGTCACGCTGGATTCCAGCAAGCTGACCGACGCGCTGGGGTACGACCCGTTCGACCCCTGGCCGTACTATGATCGCCACCTGCCGACCGGGCCGCAATGGCATTACGAGCGCGACCCCGGCGAACCCGGCTCGCCCGAGTTAATCCAGCAGACGCTTTATCAGAACCCGCGCGTCAGCGAGGGTTAA
- a CDS encoding isoprenyl transferase — MTALPKNSASLGDVPRERLPRHIAVIMDGNGRWAQQRDLPRIEGHRRGVASVRRTVEECARLEIDQLTLYCLSSENWKRPQHELDFLMHLLEQYMIEERTTIMQQNVMVKVIGRRDGLAESALAEMDKTVELSANNTGTCLCLAINYGGRTELLDAVQRIAVEAVQGDLDPAQIDESAIEDRLYTAGMPELDLMIRTAGEMRVSNFLLWQLSYAELWVTERCWPEFDESDLHQAIRDFASRDRRFGGLNA, encoded by the coding sequence ATGACTGCTTTGCCGAAAAACAGCGCCTCCCTGGGCGACGTTCCTCGCGAACGTTTGCCACGGCACATTGCTGTCATCATGGACGGCAACGGTCGCTGGGCGCAGCAACGCGATCTGCCCCGCATTGAAGGACATCGCCGCGGCGTGGCCAGCGTCCGCCGCACGGTCGAAGAGTGCGCCCGGCTGGAGATTGACCAGCTCACCTTGTACTGTTTGTCCAGCGAAAACTGGAAGCGGCCGCAGCACGAGCTGGACTTCCTGATGCATCTGCTGGAACAGTACATGATCGAGGAACGCACCACGATCATGCAGCAGAATGTTATGGTCAAAGTCATCGGCCGCCGCGACGGTCTGGCCGAGAGCGCCCTGGCGGAAATGGACAAAACCGTTGAGCTAAGCGCGAACAACACCGGCACCTGCCTGTGCCTGGCGATCAACTACGGCGGCCGCACCGAACTGCTCGACGCCGTCCAGCGGATCGCTGTTGAAGCGGTCCAGGGCGACCTGGACCCGGCCCAGATTGATGAATCCGCCATCGAAGACCGGCTGTACACGGCCGGCATGCCGGAGCTGGATCTCATGATCCGCACGGCCGGCGAAATGCGCGTCAGCAACTTTCTGCTGTGGCAGCTAAGTTACGCCGAGCTGTGGGTGACGGAGCGTTGCTGGCCTGAATTTGACGAATCCGATCTGCACCAGGCGATACGCGATTTTGCTTCGCGCGATCGTCGTTTTGGCGGTCTCAACGCTTAA
- a CDS encoding outer membrane protein assembly factor BamB family protein, whose amino-acid sequence MKSLSLRAALWLAACLIVATGAPSAQAENWPQWRGPSQNGVSQEQGLPTTWSKTENVLWRLPLPGPGGATPAVWGDSIFITAVEDRDLVLMCIGTDGKERWKRVVSQGNKDVRGDEGNSASPSPSTDGQHVWVFFANGYLACYDFAGEKVWGFNIEERYGKLRIAFGMTSTPVLDGERLYLQLIHGEGKADTREAKVVALDKKTGEEIWQVERPSEAYSENEHSYASPIIYRDADQAFLLTHGADYIVAHDLADGHELWRCGGLHPPTYDPTLRFVASPAAVPGLIVVPSAKRGVTLALKPGGKGEITEMETFRWWRYDTTPDVPSPLIVGDIVYLCRQNGNLIALDRATGKEFYEERTHADRHRASPVYADGKIFLTARDGTVSVCKPGPEFELLAQNEIDEPQSASPAIANGRIYLRTFEALYAIGK is encoded by the coding sequence ATGAAATCTCTATCCTTGCGGGCCGCTTTATGGCTGGCCGCCTGTTTGATTGTGGCGACTGGCGCCCCTTCGGCTCAAGCAGAAAACTGGCCCCAGTGGCGCGGCCCGTCGCAGAACGGCGTCAGCCAGGAGCAAGGCCTGCCCACCACCTGGAGCAAGACCGAGAACGTCCTGTGGCGGCTGCCGTTGCCTGGACCGGGCGGAGCCACGCCGGCCGTATGGGGCGATTCGATCTTTATCACCGCCGTGGAGGACCGCGACCTGGTGTTGATGTGCATTGGAACCGACGGCAAGGAACGCTGGAAACGGGTCGTCTCCCAGGGGAATAAAGATGTCCGCGGCGATGAAGGGAACTCGGCCTCGCCGTCCCCTTCAACCGACGGCCAGCATGTGTGGGTTTTTTTCGCCAACGGCTATCTGGCCTGCTACGACTTTGCCGGCGAGAAAGTCTGGGGCTTTAATATCGAAGAACGGTACGGCAAGCTGCGGATTGCCTTTGGCATGACCAGCACGCCGGTGCTCGATGGCGAGCGGCTGTACCTGCAGCTGATCCATGGCGAAGGGAAAGCCGATACGCGGGAAGCCAAAGTGGTCGCCCTGGATAAAAAGACCGGCGAGGAGATCTGGCAAGTCGAGCGGCCGAGCGAAGCCTATTCAGAAAATGAGCACTCGTACGCTTCCCCCATTATCTATCGCGACGCCGACCAGGCGTTCTTGCTGACGCATGGGGCCGATTACATTGTGGCCCATGATCTGGCGGACGGGCACGAGCTGTGGCGTTGCGGCGGGCTGCATCCGCCGACCTACGATCCGACGCTGCGGTTTGTGGCTTCGCCGGCTGCCGTGCCGGGTTTGATCGTCGTCCCTTCGGCCAAACGCGGCGTCACGCTCGCTTTGAAGCCCGGCGGCAAAGGGGAGATTACCGAGATGGAAACGTTCCGCTGGTGGCGTTACGACACCACGCCGGACGTCCCCTCGCCCCTGATCGTCGGCGACATTGTGTATCTGTGCCGCCAGAACGGGAACCTGATCGCCCTGGATCGCGCCACGGGGAAGGAATTCTACGAAGAAAGGACGCACGCTGACCGGCATCGGGCGTCGCCTGTGTATGCGGATGGGAAGATCTTCCTCACCGCCCGCGACGGCACGGTCAGCGTCTGCAAGCCGGGGCCGGAGTTTGAACTGCTGGCCCAGAACGAAATCGACGAGCCGCAAAGCGCCTCGCCAGCGATCGCCAACGGCCGCATTTATCTGCGCACCTTTGAAGCCCTGTACGCGATTGGCAAGTAA
- a CDS encoding sensor histidine kinase, with protein sequence MSRILVVHRQPYRIQPFFSPLAELGYDLTAVGDASSAERKMVGEEIVCLLAEANPAGIRFLRKMTALPQCAQSAAGLLVDTVDATSVLRCLEANADGMIALEQSPEEASEQLRKLIVRRQKRGMRVSQPPIHMKFREQEYQISTDRGQMLAVMVSAFEELSQVGERYAAEVQQRKQAETDLQESEARKQAIFEAALDCIVVIDNDGKIREFNLAAERKFGCSRSKVLGQDMAEFVAPASRGRYRDNLNRYTHAGEMGSMLGRRLELPMVQQDGESFIAEMAIQPFPMKGAAAFALFFHDVTDRHQAREREQRYNEELERSNRDLADFAYAASHDLQEPLRTVRSYCELIQKKYGENLDEKGSEFIESAVDAAGRMQMLLNDLLKYSRVSTRGEKFAAVDCNEACAIAIANLEIAIEESQANVTAESLPTVHGEPTLLMQLFQNLIGNALKFHRPDEPPQVTISAQRNGPQWEFSVADKGIGIPADQLEEVFTIFRRLHTREEYVGTGVGLAICKKIVERHHGRIWVESVEGEGAAFHFTLDPKHSQSN encoded by the coding sequence GTGTCTCGCATTCTTGTCGTACATCGCCAGCCGTACCGGATTCAGCCTTTCTTTTCTCCGCTTGCGGAACTGGGTTACGATCTGACCGCCGTCGGCGACGCTTCTTCCGCCGAACGGAAAATGGTCGGGGAAGAAATCGTCTGCCTGCTGGCGGAAGCCAATCCGGCCGGCATCCGCTTCCTGCGGAAAATGACCGCGCTGCCGCAATGCGCGCAGTCGGCGGCCGGACTGCTGGTCGATACGGTCGATGCGACCAGCGTGCTCCGCTGTCTGGAAGCCAACGCCGACGGCATGATCGCGCTGGAGCAATCACCTGAAGAAGCCAGCGAGCAGTTGCGCAAGCTGATTGTCCGGCGACAAAAACGCGGGATGCGAGTATCCCAGCCGCCCATCCACATGAAGTTTCGCGAGCAGGAATACCAGATCTCCACCGACCGCGGCCAGATGCTGGCGGTGATGGTTTCCGCCTTTGAAGAGCTCTCCCAGGTCGGCGAACGTTACGCGGCCGAAGTGCAGCAGCGAAAGCAGGCCGAGACCGACCTGCAGGAAAGCGAAGCCCGCAAACAGGCGATCTTTGAAGCGGCCCTCGACTGCATTGTGGTGATCGACAACGACGGCAAGATCCGCGAGTTCAATCTGGCCGCCGAACGCAAGTTCGGCTGTTCCCGCAGCAAAGTGCTGGGGCAGGACATGGCCGAGTTCGTGGCGCCCGCTTCACGCGGCCGGTATCGCGATAACCTGAATCGCTACACGCACGCCGGCGAGATGGGCTCCATGCTGGGGCGCCGGCTGGAACTGCCCATGGTGCAACAAGACGGCGAGTCCTTCATCGCAGAAATGGCGATCCAGCCATTCCCCATGAAAGGCGCCGCCGCCTTTGCGTTATTCTTTCACGATGTGACCGACCGCCACCAGGCCCGCGAACGGGAGCAGCGTTACAACGAAGAGCTGGAACGCAGCAACCGCGACCTGGCCGACTTCGCCTATGCCGCGTCGCACGACCTGCAGGAGCCGCTGCGCACGGTGCGCAGCTACTGCGAGCTGATCCAGAAGAAATACGGCGAGAACCTCGACGAGAAGGGCAGCGAGTTCATTGAAAGCGCGGTCGACGCCGCCGGTCGCATGCAGATGCTGCTGAATGACCTGCTCAAGTACTCGCGCGTGTCGACCCGGGGGGAAAAGTTCGCCGCCGTCGATTGCAACGAAGCGTGCGCCATCGCCATCGCCAACCTGGAAATCGCCATCGAAGAAAGCCAGGCCAACGTCACGGCCGAATCCTTGCCAACCGTCCATGGCGAGCCGACCTTGCTGATGCAGCTGTTCCAGAACCTGATCGGCAACGCGCTCAAATTCCATCGCCCCGACGAGCCGCCCCAGGTGACGATCAGCGCCCAGCGCAACGGCCCCCAGTGGGAATTTTCCGTCGCCGACAAAGGGATCGGCATCCCGGCCGACCAGCTGGAAGAAGTGTTCACCATTTTCCGCCGGCTTCACACCCGCGAAGAATACGTCGGCACCGGAGTCGGTCTGGCGATCTGCAAAAAAATCGTCGAACGCCACCACGGCCGGATCTGGGTGGAATCGGTCGAAGGCGAAGGAGCCGCCTTCCACTTTACGCTGGATCCGAAACACTCCCAATCCAACTGA